The DNA sequence CGCCTTAACCTTAAGATTGCTAGAAAATATCTAATGCAGGAGAATAACTAACAATTTCTGTGGAATACTATTTAATTGGGGGGGTAACGACTTTCAAACTTGCCTATAGGATCGCTTGACCTAGAACCTGTTTACACTGGTCCTGCTGTGAGGAACGGACTTTATCGAGCAAAAAAAGCGATTCTATGCGCAGACGTTAAAGCTCTATTGATAAGAAACATTCTAGCCAATTTTGATTTAGAGAGGAACGATTCCCTTGTCTGAGAACCGCCATTCCCGAGGAACGCCTCCCCACATTGAGAATCTCGATAACTCCAAATTCAGAAGTGAGCGAATCCCAAAGCTCTCTTCTTTCCCCCTTTTCACCTTGAATTGGTGAAAGTATAAAATCTGATGTGAATAGAAGAAAAAGAAAGAAGAAAGATAGGCGGACAACTTGACTATAGTATAGGTCGGATGTTTCCGTGAGCAGTAAGCAGCGGATCTCCCCTTCTTTTGGGAAAGCAGGTGGCCGCGTGTGAATTCTTTCAAGGCAAGGGGCGGCCTGATTTCGACATTGTTGTTTCACTCTGATCCGGTCGAGGTGGTTTTCGTTTACCAGCGCGTAGGTGGTCTAAGTTCCTATGACCGAGTCTTTCTGGCCCCTGTGAACATCTTTTCTTAATGTATTAAAGAGGGCCTCTCTAACCGGTGAAAAGTAGTGGGTGTCCACTAACGGCCGTTCCAGGCTCGGCTCCGATAACGAAATTCCGGGAGGAGTCGGTAGTTGGGCACTGGATCCCTTCGGACCTGGAGAACGTGTGACGCTGGGTCGGGGTTTGGTGAACCAACTGGTCGCTCCTCTAGTTGAAGTATCGGGCCCCTTTTCGTTGCCTAGGTTACACCTTCGGAATACCCCAGAAGGGAATTTTTCTATACTTCCCTAAATCTTCACTTGATGCCACGCCGACTCTCCTTTCGTCATAAGGCGTGGAATTAGACCAAGGGGAATCTCCATAGAAACAGGTCCCTCTGATTTCGCACGTAGGAGATCGAGACACAGCCCAAGGGCTATGGAGAAAGATGTAGATCGATCGCCTTTAGATAGACAACTACATAGAGGGTCTTTACAAGTCTATATATTCTTTGATTTCGTTCCCCCCCCCGTAAGATCAATATCACAACTAATGAGGTCTTAAAGTTTCACATCTAAGTAATACCCGATCCGATAGTTTACAATATAGATAGATATTTATCTATTTAACAACAACATTCTAAAAAAAGATATTAATTGATATCGGTAGTTGTCCGGTCGTACCCAAACAATAATATTCCAGAGGAAAATGCACCTAAGATCAAATATTTCAAGCCGGCTTCCGTGGAAAATTCAGACTTTCTTTTTGATGCTGCGATTACATAAAAACATAAACTTTGAGGCTCAATAGCTAAATACATGGCAATTAAATCATGAGCCGAGATCATAAAGAGCATACCGCAAGTAGGAAGTGGAATTAATACAATGAATTCAAAAGCATCAAACCTCTCTTGGTCGGAAGAATCGAAACACATCGAAATGGTACCAGCCGTACTTAATAATAGAAAGATTTGGCAGAAATATGTAAAATTGTCCCTCCTAAAAAGATTATTCCAGAATAAATGGGCAATAGTTAGGAGAGGTGCGCCAGCGGCGAGCAGAAGCAAGGTTATTAGATACCTCAGGAAAGCCCGGCCAGAACCACACGTGCAAGTTTCCCTGCATGTGGCTCGTCCGTGATAACTTCTTCGGATTTGCGTGAACTAGCAGACCGATCACTAAGTGGGGATGCTCCCTCCAGCATGAGCGAACCTTTTCTCCACTGGTTAGGAATGGGCTAAGAGAGGAAGCCAAACAAACCGACCTATTAAGCACAGCTAAGCTAATATGCGCCGGGGAAAGCCAGGTGCCGGAGGTAAGCTTTATTCGGCCCGGAGCATTGATTCCCCATAACGAATAGGCTAGCTTTGTCTTTCAATTGCCTATCCTGTGCTCGAGAAGGTCTCCCAGTTCCTCGGCAGCACCTCGGCGGGGTGCATTTAGTTGTCTTACATGAGACTCGGGATATTCCTCACCCCATGGCACCTTTTGCTCATCCATTCCGCCCGCCCGTACAGACGCGGCGCCCTTTTTCATTATCATCTACCGCCCTTTATTTCCTCCCGGCTATTCACGCATGAAGATCGTCCTATGTATGCTTGACTTCGGTTGCCGGTGCTATAGGTAGGAGTACATTATGGCAGGATCAGTCACCCGGGCAAACCAACCCCCCTCCAAGAGGAATTGTGCTATGCCCCCCCGATCCCTATAGAGCGAAAGAGCTGCCTGGTGATCCCTAGGTTGCAGCACGTCCGGTCGTTAACTCCTCGCGCCGTTGCCGCCGTTTCTAGGACCGACCGACGCCTCACCTGCACTGGTACCTACGTAGTGTCGGTCGCACATTCAACATAGCGTTCGGACTCATGTGCCTTCCAGAACCAGGGGTCTTCGAGCCTGCTGCGTACGATTAGCCAGCCTTGCGGCGGCAAAAGGATTAGACGCCCCCCCATGCTACGGTTCCCTGCGGTCCGAATCCGGTGCCGCATTAGGTTAGGGTAGGGGGCTGGGCGATAATAGCTCCTCTGCATCCCCAAGCGCGCTGCCCTCCTAGGCGCGCAACACTAAGTAATCCAAGCCAACCCACATTACTGGCTAACGGCGGATAATCATATTTCTTAGAGGTACTAAATACAACTCCATGAATGAGCAAAATGGAGGTTGCATTAATGATAAAGATCTCTGGGGAAACCGCTAAAAAAAGATTGAACATGTGGGAGGATCCGAACGAATTCTGCTTTCATTTCCCCCGTATGGAGCACTGAGTCACTTACGTTACGGTCTTCAGCGGGCAGGCTGCACTCTAGGCGACGGCTAGGAAGGATCGCTAGACCAGCAGTCAAACCAACAATGAATATATAATATAATGATGGTGATTCGGCTCAATAAAAAATGGAATGTAGAAAAGAAAGGGGCGGAATAGCTAGGGTCTATAGTAGCTTTCTATACGATTGAATAGGATCAAAACAGGGCAATAGCTAGGTTAGAGACATTCATCCTCATACCGAGGATACCATAGATAGCTGGCCTCCCCCTAGTGAAGCTCAAGGCTTAGGTCAACCCACTAAAAGAAAATCCTATCGTGAACCTTGTGAAATTCAAGCTTTTATGTAGACGTGTAGATGAATCGACCTCTGGACAGATCTACTCTGAACTGATAGCTACTGAATCGGAATTCGTCACGGACAACTCCCAACTGGTAAAGCTATCTGGCTCCGTTCTACCGGGAAACAAAGGATTTTTGAGTTTTCTCCATTGGTTACTGGTCGAGCCACTGGAATGGAATAATATCAGAATCTCCGGGGATCTTTCCTCTCCACTTACTCGATACAGGCTTTCCCTCTGTAGAAGACTTCTTCCGAATGGCATAATTGTCCGCTACGCGCCTCGATCTTCAAAGAAGACTGACTCCTCCTTTCCGAAAAGATCGTCCTTGGTCCTTTTGACATAAGATTCTCGGCCGCTCAAGAGACTCTCTCTTTATATATATTTATACGCAATATCTTGACTCCTACTACGAGTGACTACGCCGATCTTTATATGTTTTGGCCACGTCCGTTTCTGCTCCGAAGAGGAAGGTTTGGATCTTTTAATCTTATGTCGTGAGGGATATGACCTATGTTAGGTCCATAAGATACCACAGCTTTTGGTGTTCTATGATTAACCTCCGAATAATGAGTAGGTAGTTCGATCCTTTTGATTCTTCTCTTCATAGTCAACTTATGGGGGGATGCGAAGCAATAGGTCGAATTACTATATAAAGATAAAGAAGAGTTGTAAACTATAGGACTGATTGTTCGAGTAGGAAGATTTAGGTTTTTCTCCTTCCTTCTCTTCGATAAGAATAGGGATTTTAACAAATTCCTCTTCATTCTCTTGTGCTCAGCGAAGGAACTTCCTAAGCATACTTTTTCGGATCCAAACTTCTTTGTTCTTTCTAAGTCTTCTTCTTGCATAGAAGAACGCAACTGTTGCAAAAACCGGGATTTTAGTAGTAGGCGGCATCCCCTCTTAGTTTTGAGTAGGTGGAACCATTCAGTTTTGCTTCTTCTCCACATTCTTAGCGGTTGATGCAGTAATTTGCCTATGATTTTTTCAACTGAAATTTCTTTATAGAAAGATCTCCTTATTTCTTCACCGCGTATTATCGCGTTATTTTCTTGAAAAGATATTATATCACCGTGGGAAAGTTTCAAATGAGTAATGCTTACCATTCCTTTATTCACACAAACCCTTCGATGACTTATCGGCTGCCTTGCTTGAGGAATAGTTTCAAGAAAATGGAGACGAAGCGGAATAACGTCAAATCTTGTTTCTGGATTGAGTGGAAAAGGGATATATGAAGTTCGTTTTGTTCCTCTGTGCATCTCTGTGATGGGTAAATCCCCATGAAAAAGGGGCAACTTTCGTGTAGTTTGTAATTGT is a window from the Brassica napus mitochondrion, complete genome genome containing:
- the rps4 gene encoding ribosomal protein S4; protein product: MWLLKKLIQRDIDMSPLRFQTCRLLLGNVWNRELTIIQRRILRRLRNRKRSIKKRKIYSKKYLTSYIQLQTTRKLSLFYGDLPITEMHRGTKRTSYIPFLLNLETRFDVILLRLHFLETIPQARQLISHRRVCVNKGMVSITHLKLSHGDIISFQENNAIIRGEEIRRSFYKEILVEKIIGKLLHQPLRMWRRSKTEWFHLLKTKRGCRLLLKSRFLQQLRSSMQEEDLERTKKFGSEKVCLGSSFAEHKRMKRNLLKSLFLSKRRKEKNLNLPTRTISPIVYNSSLSLYSNSTYCFASPHKLTMKRRIKRIELPTHYLEVNYRTPKAVVFYGPNIGHIPHDIRLKDLNLLLWSRNGRGQNI